From a single Candidatus Schekmanbacteria bacterium genomic region:
- the rbfA gene encoding 30S ribosome-binding factor RbfA: MSSRRTGRLNVLFREEISTIILREVKDPRIGFVTITSVDVSADLSLAKIYFSAITEESNREKIVKGLQSAAPFIRSSLKKKLSLKRIPMLEFIYDMSLEYGDRIDKILKNLKDEDSEG; encoded by the coding sequence ATGAGCTCAAGAAGAACAGGCAGATTAAACGTTCTATTCCGGGAAGAAATCTCAACCATTATCCTGAGAGAGGTAAAGGATCCCAGGATAGGTTTCGTGACTATCACTTCAGTAGATGTAAGCGCTGATCTTTCTCTGGCAAAAATATATTTTAGCGCGATCACAGAGGAATCCAACCGTGAGAAAATTGTCAAAGGGCTGCAAAGTGCGGCTCCATTCATTAGATCAAGCCTTAAGAAGAAGCTAAGCCTCAAGAGGATTCCTATGCTTGAGTTCATATATGATATGTCCCTTGAATATGGCGACAGGATTGATAAAATTTTAAAAAACCTGAAAGATGAAGACAGTGAAGGATAA
- the uvrC gene encoding excinuclease ABC subunit UvrC, with protein MEKPHLDDIPEGPGVYIFRDASGNYLYVGKAKSLRSRVVSYFREGSSANPRIPMMMSRANSVDYILTANEIEALLLENNLIKQFKPKYNISLRDDKQYPFIKLTVNEEIPRILMARRISEDNALYYGPYTSSASVREIIRVVMKAFRLCTCRSSVAVRSKKPCLNYQMKLCSAPCAELIRREDYLSSVSDAVMFLEGKNEELLKILRKKMEEAAERYEYERAASFRDSINAINVIAQRQKINMISGKDQDIVAFRATDSGAVFCVLIGRSGKLICQKEFFVDNLFYNDPSEVLESFIKQYYQGNNFIPFEIITETEVNDRRNIEKWLSQIKGRRVNIISPTKGRKYSLVRMASENAELLLKSYLKKEEKLTDTLKALKNRLSLASEPKRIEAVDISNTMGTNNVGAIIVWEKGLFKKNQYRKFLIKKKQGIDDFAMIKEVVARRINRLLKEKKTLPDLFLIDGGIGQVNKAMDALKEAGAERMVDVVGLAKGRKYERNWDLLVNDDYSREEIILPGRPNPVRMKKDSSALILLQSVRDEVHRFAISYHKKLRNNSFKSSVLDSIKGIGERKKSQMLKIFGSVSGISKYTPEEISEKTGINLSLAKMVIEKIKADK; from the coding sequence GTGGAAAAACCTCATTTGGATGACATCCCTGAAGGTCCGGGAGTATATATTTTCAGGGATGCATCTGGAAATTATCTCTACGTCGGGAAAGCAAAATCCCTGAGAAGCAGGGTGGTAAGCTATTTCAGGGAAGGAAGCTCTGCTAATCCCCGCATTCCCATGATGATGTCTCGGGCAAATAGTGTTGATTATATTTTAACTGCAAATGAAATTGAGGCGCTTCTCCTTGAGAACAACCTGATAAAGCAGTTCAAACCAAAATACAATATAAGTTTACGCGATGACAAACAATATCCTTTTATCAAATTAACGGTCAACGAAGAGATACCCAGGATTCTTATGGCAAGAAGAATCTCAGAAGACAATGCTCTATATTACGGGCCATATACCTCGTCAGCATCTGTAAGAGAAATAATCAGAGTAGTAATGAAGGCATTCCGGTTGTGTACGTGCAGAAGCAGTGTGGCTGTAAGATCCAAAAAACCCTGCCTGAATTACCAGATGAAACTCTGCAGCGCTCCCTGTGCAGAATTAATACGCAGGGAAGACTATTTGTCGTCTGTAAGTGATGCAGTGATGTTTCTTGAAGGTAAAAATGAGGAACTTTTAAAAATCCTCAGAAAAAAAATGGAGGAGGCAGCAGAGAGATATGAATATGAAAGAGCTGCTTCATTTCGCGATTCTATAAATGCAATTAATGTAATAGCTCAAAGGCAGAAAATAAACATGATATCTGGAAAGGATCAGGATATCGTTGCGTTTAGGGCGACTGATTCCGGAGCAGTTTTCTGTGTATTAATAGGAAGAAGCGGGAAGCTCATATGCCAGAAGGAATTCTTTGTTGATAACCTTTTTTATAACGACCCATCAGAGGTATTAGAATCATTTATTAAACAATACTACCAGGGAAACAATTTTATTCCCTTCGAGATAATAACTGAGACTGAAGTCAACGACCGCCGGAATATTGAAAAATGGCTTTCGCAAATAAAGGGAAGGAGAGTCAATATAATCTCACCAACAAAGGGAAGAAAATACTCCCTTGTTAGGATGGCGTCAGAAAATGCAGAACTGCTTTTAAAATCATATCTTAAAAAAGAAGAAAAACTCACTGATACTCTCAAGGCTTTAAAGAACAGGCTTTCACTTGCTTCTGAACCAAAACGCATAGAAGCAGTTGACATATCAAATACTATGGGGACAAACAATGTTGGAGCTATTATTGTATGGGAGAAGGGTCTTTTTAAAAAGAATCAATACAGAAAGTTTCTTATAAAGAAAAAACAGGGTATAGATGATTTTGCTATGATTAAAGAAGTGGTTGCAAGACGTATAAACAGGTTGTTGAAAGAAAAGAAAACTCTTCCTGATCTTTTTCTCATTGATGGTGGGATAGGGCAGGTTAACAAGGCTATGGATGCATTAAAGGAAGCCGGAGCTGAAAGGATGGTTGATGTAGTGGGCCTGGCAAAAGGAAGAAAATATGAGAGAAACTGGGATCTTCTGGTCAATGATGATTATTCACGTGAAGAAATAATTTTACCGGGGAGACCAAATCCAGTAAGGATGAAAAAAGATTCTTCGGCACTTATTCTTCTTCAGTCAGTTCGTGACGAAGTTCACAGATTTGCAATCAGTTACCACAAGAAGCTCAGAAATAATTCATTTAAGTCTTCAGTTCTTGATTCTATTAAAGGCATCGGAGAGAGAAAAAAAAGCCAGATGCTCAAAATCTTTGGAAGTGTCAGTGGAATATCTAAATATACGCCTGAAGAAATATCAGAAAAAACAGGAATTAATTTATCGCTTGCCAAGATGGTAATCGAAAAAATAAAAGCAGATAAGTGA
- a CDS encoding MerR family transcriptional regulator, with the protein MEPEQADTYENSEIPNKLFFKIGEASKLAGIDAHVLRFWESEFKQLKPVKNRNGQRVYTKKDVAMVLKVKKLLYDEKFTIAGAKKKLSEEFGRQKKKGNGKISLKSDSHTALLRIRSNLKSLLTRLNKH; encoded by the coding sequence ATAGAGCCGGAGCAAGCTGATACTTACGAGAATTCTGAGATACCAAACAAGCTGTTCTTCAAGATTGGTGAAGCGAGTAAACTGGCCGGAATCGATGCACATGTACTACGTTTCTGGGAATCTGAATTTAAACAGTTAAAACCTGTGAAGAACAGAAATGGCCAGAGAGTATATACAAAAAAAGATGTAGCAATGGTGCTTAAAGTAAAAAAACTCCTATATGATGAGAAATTCACTATTGCCGGAGCAAAGAAAAAACTTTCAGAGGAGTTTGGCAGACAGAAGAAAAAAGGAAACGGCAAAATAAGTCTTAAGTCTGATAGTCATACAGCCTTACTTCGGATTCGGAGTAATTTGAAAAGTCTTCTTACAAGACTTAACAAGCATTAA
- the surE gene encoding 5'/3'-nucleotidase SurE, with product MNVLVTNDDGIDATGLHTLASTIAKYYDVTVVAPDREQSATSHSLTMHRPLRIKKIKKNYHSIDGTPTDCVNLAVNSIMDDMPELIISGINHGSNLGEDIMYSGTVSAAMEGALLSIPSIAISLTERKGTYFQVAADFALLLMEEVIKRKLPSNTLLNVNVPNLPKELITGVAITKQGKRTYTDIVHEKVDPRGENYYWIGGGSHTWHEKPGSDFEAVSQNMISITPLHLDLTNYNAIDNIRGWELKFT from the coding sequence ATGAATGTTCTTGTTACTAATGATGATGGAATTGATGCAACCGGGTTGCACACACTTGCTTCAACCATCGCTAAATATTACGATGTGACAGTAGTGGCTCCTGACAGGGAGCAGAGTGCCACTTCGCATTCTCTTACCATGCACAGGCCTCTGAGAATAAAAAAAATCAAAAAAAATTATCATAGCATTGATGGTACGCCTACTGACTGTGTAAACCTCGCTGTAAACAGCATAATGGATGATATGCCAGAGTTGATCATATCCGGGATAAACCATGGTTCAAATCTCGGTGAAGATATAATGTATTCAGGGACTGTTTCCGCTGCAATGGAGGGAGCACTTCTTTCAATACCTTCCATCGCAATTTCATTAACAGAAAGAAAAGGTACATATTTTCAGGTTGCAGCGGATTTTGCACTTTTACTTATGGAAGAAGTAATAAAAAGAAAATTGCCATCTAATACTTTACTTAATGTCAATGTGCCGAATCTGCCTAAAGAGTTAATAACAGGTGTTGCAATAACAAAGCAGGGGAAAAGGACTTATACAGATATAGTACATGAGAAGGTTGATCCAAGAGGCGAAAATTATTACTGGATAGGAGGTGGAAGCCATACATGGCATGAAAAGCCTGGATCAGATTTTGAAGCTGTTTCGCAGAACATGATTTCAATTACGCCGCTCCATCTTGATCTTACTAATTATAATGCAATTGATAATATAAGAGGGTGGGAACTAAAATTTACTTAG
- the fusA gene encoding elongation factor G: protein MAQYSLSNLRNICVIGHGGDGKTTLSDAMLFCAGASDRLGKIINGTSKFDYDPDEIKKKGSISATLGFCEWKKNKVNIIDTPGDANFIGDIKSSLRVADGAVLLVDAHSGVKVQTERTWNFCDELELPRIVFVNMMDKERANYEKTVEALKEVFKVSFVPLQYPIGSEQNFKGVVDLLDNKAHIYKNDESGKYDVVDVPQDIAADTASLKDRMVESLVEIDEATMEKYLEGTEISTDELRDLLKRGVTEGKVVPILCGSAEKNIGVHDLLDAVVNYTPSPDSKTTVKGKTKDGTEKEIKIGDDSPFNALVFKTIADPFAGKLSCFRVYSGKLESDSQFYNASKKIIEKVGQIFFLHGKEHVPAKIVKTGDIAAFAKLKETTTGNTICASEDNSVTFDFISFPSPMIAYAVLPKTKGDEEKVSTCLARLCEEDPTLRVNRNTETRETLLAGMGDSHVELAVERLKRKFNVEVELHKPTIPYRETIKAKIKTQGKYKRQSGGRGQYGDAWIEIEPLPRSKGFEFVDKIVGGAIPRNYIPSVEKGIVEAMVHGELAGFPVVDLRVTLYDGSYHEVDSSDMAFKIAASMGFKKAFMDARPILLEPVMDVEITVPEDCMGDIIGDVNARRGRMKGVDAKGKIQVIKAQVPMAEMLEYVPSLKSISGGRGFFTMGFSHYEEVPAHLSEKIIAEHKKEKEEKE, encoded by the coding sequence ATGGCTCAATATAGCTTATCAAACCTGAGGAATATCTGCGTTATTGGACATGGCGGTGACGGTAAGACGACTTTAAGTGATGCGATGTTGTTTTGCGCAGGTGCTTCTGACAGGCTTGGAAAAATAATCAACGGTACTTCTAAGTTTGACTATGACCCCGACGAAATCAAAAAGAAAGGGTCTATAAGCGCTACATTGGGATTCTGCGAATGGAAAAAAAACAAGGTAAATATAATAGATACTCCGGGAGATGCCAATTTCATTGGTGATATCAAATCCTCCCTCAGGGTTGCTGATGGAGCAGTCCTTCTCGTTGATGCGCATTCAGGTGTTAAGGTCCAAACCGAAAGGACATGGAATTTCTGCGATGAATTGGAACTGCCGCGCATTGTATTTGTGAATATGATGGATAAGGAACGCGCGAATTATGAAAAAACTGTTGAAGCATTAAAGGAGGTATTCAAAGTATCCTTTGTACCTCTTCAGTATCCTATCGGTTCAGAGCAGAACTTTAAGGGTGTTGTTGACCTGCTTGATAACAAAGCTCATATTTATAAAAACGATGAAAGCGGCAAATATGATGTCGTCGATGTGCCTCAAGACATTGCAGCAGATACAGCATCTTTAAAAGATAGAATGGTTGAATCTCTTGTAGAGATAGATGAAGCTACCATGGAAAAGTATCTTGAAGGAACAGAGATATCAACTGACGAACTTAGAGACCTATTGAAAAGGGGAGTAACAGAAGGGAAGGTTGTTCCTATTTTGTGCGGCTCTGCGGAAAAAAATATCGGTGTCCATGATTTACTTGACGCTGTTGTAAATTATACTCCGTCTCCTGATTCAAAAACTACAGTAAAGGGAAAGACTAAGGATGGAACCGAAAAAGAGATAAAGATCGGAGATGATAGTCCATTCAATGCTCTCGTTTTCAAAACAATAGCAGATCCTTTTGCGGGAAAACTCTCATGTTTCCGTGTTTATTCAGGGAAGTTAGAGTCAGATTCGCAGTTTTATAATGCATCAAAGAAAATAATAGAAAAGGTTGGTCAGATATTTTTCCTTCATGGGAAAGAACATGTGCCTGCAAAGATAGTAAAGACAGGCGACATTGCGGCTTTTGCGAAGCTTAAGGAAACTACAACCGGAAATACTATTTGTGCCAGTGAGGATAATTCTGTTACATTCGATTTCATCTCATTCCCATCTCCGATGATAGCCTATGCGGTTTTGCCAAAGACCAAGGGAGACGAAGAGAAGGTCTCTACATGTCTTGCAAGGCTTTGCGAAGAGGATCCAACTTTGCGTGTTAATCGAAATACTGAAACCAGAGAGACGCTTCTCGCAGGTATGGGAGATTCACATGTTGAGCTTGCAGTTGAAAGGCTTAAGAGAAAATTCAATGTCGAAGTTGAATTGCATAAGCCGACAATCCCATACAGGGAAACTATAAAAGCAAAAATAAAAACTCAGGGAAAATACAAAAGACAATCCGGCGGAAGAGGGCAGTATGGTGATGCATGGATTGAGATTGAACCTCTTCCGAGGAGCAAAGGTTTCGAGTTTGTAGATAAAATAGTCGGGGGTGCAATACCGAGGAATTACATTCCCTCGGTAGAGAAAGGGATAGTTGAGGCTATGGTTCACGGAGAGCTTGCAGGATTTCCTGTTGTAGATCTCCGTGTAACCCTTTATGACGGATCCTACCATGAAGTCGATTCTTCGGATATGGCTTTCAAGATCGCGGCGTCAATGGGATTCAAAAAAGCATTTATGGATGCAAGACCTATTCTTCTTGAACCAGTAATGGACGTTGAAATTACAGTTCCTGAAGACTGCATGGGTGATATTATTGGTGATGTCAATGCTCGGAGAGGGAGGATGAAAGGTGTTGATGCCAAGGGAAAGATACAGGTAATAAAGGCACAGGTACCTATGGCTGAGATGCTTGAATATGTGCCAAGTCTTAAATCAATCTCAGGTGGAAGGGGATTTTTCACAATGGGATTTTCTCATTACGAGGAAGTCCCGGCCCATCTAAGCGAGAAGATAATTGCAGAGCACAAAAAAGAAAAAGAAGAAAAAGAGTGA
- a CDS encoding bifunctional nuclease family protein, producing the protein MKEMKVNNLMLDPVSKTPIVILKDLDKKSMLPIWVGYFEATAIALELEKTVPPRPMTHDLIRNIIENMGAVVKSITINDLRNNTFYAIIGIEKNGELTEVDSRPSDAIALALRTGAPIFVEDVVLEKAKSIEIQEEGKDDKWKELLESLKPEDFGKYKM; encoded by the coding sequence ATGAAGGAAATGAAAGTAAACAATTTAATGCTTGATCCTGTATCCAAGACACCAATTGTGATACTGAAAGACTTGGATAAGAAATCAATGCTTCCAATATGGGTTGGTTATTTCGAGGCAACCGCTATAGCTCTTGAGCTTGAAAAAACTGTTCCGCCAAGACCGATGACACATGACCTGATTAGAAATATCATCGAAAACATGGGGGCAGTAGTAAAAAGTATAACTATAAACGATCTTCGCAATAATACATTCTATGCAATCATAGGAATTGAAAAGAACGGAGAGCTTACAGAAGTCGATTCACGTCCAAGTGATGCAATTGCCCTGGCTTTACGTACGGGAGCTCCAATATTTGTCGAAGATGTTGTTCTGGAAAAGGCAAAATCAATAGAAATCCAGGAAGAGGGTAAAGATGATAAATGGAAAGAGCTTCTTGAAAGCCTGAAGCCAGAAGACTTTGGCAAATATAAGATGTAG
- a CDS encoding bifunctional oligoribonuclease/PAP phosphatase NrnA yields MKDNISAAAALIKKNSTFIFSTHRNPDADALGSELALGIALRRIGKEVTIFNMSETPENLRFLPDSERIKTGKRINSRFNIAVLLDCESFERCGYIIKEKNYSNGLLFVDHHKSNTNLNDNNIIVHSASSTSELVYYLIKKLGVPIDHDIATCIYTGIFYDTGGLRYSNVTPEVFKICAELVAAGVEAREISRQLYETKSYNSQRLLGLALSRLNRSDDGKVCWTYLKKDDFIKTATQQNDTEGFVNQLSEIAGVSVGIFFREIDRNCTKISFRSKDGIDVAKVASSFGGGGHVSASGCMIKKRLDKTIDMVLKEFA; encoded by the coding sequence GTGAAGGATAACATTTCTGCAGCTGCAGCTCTCATTAAAAAGAACAGTACATTCATATTCAGCACCCACAGGAACCCTGATGCCGATGCCCTTGGTTCGGAGCTTGCGCTTGGCATAGCGCTTAGAAGGATCGGGAAAGAAGTGACAATCTTCAACATGTCAGAGACACCGGAGAACCTGAGGTTCCTGCCTGATTCTGAAAGGATAAAAACCGGGAAAAGGATTAACAGCCGGTTTAATATAGCTGTGTTGCTTGACTGTGAGAGTTTTGAAAGATGCGGTTACATTATAAAAGAGAAGAATTATTCAAACGGCCTTCTTTTTGTAGACCATCATAAGTCGAACACCAATTTAAATGACAACAACATCATTGTCCACTCTGCCTCTTCTACATCTGAACTTGTATACTATCTGATAAAAAAGCTCGGGGTTCCAATTGACCATGATATTGCTACATGCATTTACACGGGAATTTTTTATGATACCGGAGGGCTCAGGTATTCGAACGTGACTCCTGAAGTATTTAAGATTTGCGCTGAGCTAGTTGCCGCAGGAGTCGAGGCAAGGGAAATATCAAGACAGCTTTATGAAACCAAGTCATACAATTCCCAGCGGCTTTTGGGACTTGCTCTTTCAAGACTCAACAGAAGTGATGACGGCAAGGTTTGCTGGACATATCTGAAAAAAGACGATTTTATTAAAACTGCTACACAGCAGAATGATACCGAGGGATTTGTAAATCAGTTAAGCGAGATTGCAGGCGTATCGGTAGGAATTTTTTTCAGGGAAATTGACAGGAACTGCACAAAAATCAGCTTCCGTTCAAAAGATGGAATTGATGTTGCAAAAGTTGCTTCATCTTTTGGCGGAGGAGGACATGTAAGCGCCTCCGGATGCATGATAAAAAAGCGCCTTGATAAGACAATAGACATGGTATTAAAGGAATTTGCATGA
- the uvrB gene encoding excinuclease ABC subunit UvrB → MNTFVIKSPFSPTGDQPQAIKKLAEGIKGGDKYQVLLGVTGSGKTYTIAKVIEEVQKPTLVIAHNKTLAAQLYSEFKSFFPDNSVEYFVSYYDFYQPEAYIPQTDTYIEKETSINDDIDRMRHRATKALLERRDVIVVASVSCIYGLGSPETYDAMHLNLSSGQKIKRDDIIRKLVDIQYSRNDIDLKRGTFRVRGDVIDIYPAYEDNAVRIEMFGDEVERISIIDLVRGKRISQTDSIAIHPNSHYVTFPDKLELALKLISDELEERLEWLEGNGKLLEAQRLKQRTLYDMEMIREIGFCQGIENYSRHLDGRNKGEPPSTLLEYFPEDYLLVIDESHVTIPQIGGMYKGDFSRKTTLVDFGFRLPSALDNRPLKFEEFKERIKQLIFVSATPAAYEMDIADGNIAEQIVRPTGLMDPEIYIRPVKGQIDDLLNEIRMHVDRKESVLVTTLTKRMAEDLTEYYKEVGVRVEYLHSDIETLERIRIIRDLRLGKFNVLIGINLLREGLDIPEVSLVAILDADKEGFLRSETSLIQTSGRAARNVNGKVIMYADSITGSMTRAIEEMSRRRNIQKAYNELHGITPKSINKDISDDIKKMCDLDYSEVELEDMSEHKELMETDIAYLEEMMKSAAVRLDFEKAAFYRDIIRERTKSLKNKSG, encoded by the coding sequence ATGAATACATTTGTCATAAAATCCCCTTTCTCTCCAACAGGAGATCAGCCTCAAGCTATAAAAAAACTTGCGGAAGGGATAAAGGGAGGAGATAAATACCAGGTTCTGCTCGGTGTCACCGGCTCGGGGAAAACATACACAATCGCCAAAGTTATCGAAGAAGTACAGAAACCTACTCTTGTAATCGCTCACAACAAAACCCTTGCAGCACAGCTTTACAGCGAGTTTAAATCATTCTTTCCTGATAATTCAGTTGAGTATTTCGTAAGCTATTATGATTTTTACCAGCCCGAGGCTTACATACCGCAGACCGATACTTACATCGAAAAAGAAACCTCGATCAACGATGATATTGACAGAATGCGCCACAGGGCAACAAAGGCACTTCTTGAGAGGCGTGATGTAATTGTTGTTGCGAGCGTGTCGTGCATTTACGGCCTGGGCTCTCCTGAAACGTACGATGCAATGCACCTTAACTTGTCTTCCGGTCAAAAGATAAAGCGCGATGATATCATACGCAAGCTTGTAGATATCCAGTATTCCAGGAATGATATTGATCTCAAGCGAGGCACGTTCAGGGTCAGGGGAGATGTGATTGATATATATCCTGCCTATGAAGACAATGCAGTAAGAATTGAAATGTTCGGAGATGAGGTTGAGAGAATATCAATTATTGACCTGGTTCGCGGAAAGCGGATTTCTCAAACTGATTCTATTGCCATTCATCCCAATAGCCATTATGTGACATTTCCTGACAAACTTGAACTGGCATTAAAGCTTATTTCCGACGAACTTGAAGAACGTCTGGAATGGCTGGAGGGAAACGGCAAACTTCTTGAAGCCCAGAGACTGAAGCAGCGAACGCTTTACGATATGGAGATGATAAGAGAGATTGGCTTTTGTCAAGGGATAGAAAACTATTCAAGGCATCTTGACGGCAGGAATAAAGGTGAGCCCCCAAGTACTCTGCTCGAATATTTCCCTGAGGATTATCTCCTTGTCATTGATGAAAGCCATGTGACAATTCCGCAGATCGGAGGGATGTATAAGGGGGATTTTTCAAGAAAAACAACACTTGTTGATTTCGGATTCAGGCTTCCATCTGCCCTTGATAACAGACCTTTGAAATTTGAAGAGTTCAAAGAAAGGATAAAACAGCTGATATTTGTTTCTGCTACGCCTGCTGCCTATGAAATGGATATTGCGGACGGGAATATTGCAGAGCAGATTGTAAGGCCGACCGGATTGATGGATCCGGAGATTTATATAAGACCGGTCAAAGGCCAGATAGACGATCTTCTTAACGAAATAAGAATGCACGTTGATAGAAAAGAGAGTGTTCTAGTCACCACACTTACAAAGAGAATGGCGGAGGATTTAACCGAGTATTACAAAGAGGTTGGCGTTAGGGTTGAATATCTTCACTCTGATATAGAGACGCTGGAACGCATCAGGATAATAAGGGATTTGAGGCTCGGGAAATTCAATGTGCTTATAGGCATAAACCTGCTTAGAGAGGGTCTTGATATACCTGAAGTATCGCTTGTTGCAATCCTTGATGCAGACAAGGAAGGATTCCTCCGCTCAGAGACTTCTTTAATCCAGACTTCAGGAAGGGCGGCGCGTAACGTAAATGGAAAAGTAATTATGTATGCTGATTCCATTACCGGCTCGATGACAAGGGCAATAGAAGAAATGAGCAGAAGGCGAAATATACAGAAGGCATATAACGAACTGCATGGTATAACACCGAAGTCAATCAACAAGGATATTTCGGATGATATAAAAAAGATGTGTGATTTGGATTATTCCGAAGTAGAGCTGGAAGATATGAGCGAACACAAAGAACTTATGGAAACAGACATAGCCTATCTTGAAGAAATGATGAAGTCCGCAGCGGTAAGGCTTGATTTCGAAAAAGCCGCATTTTATCGTGATATAATAAGGGAAAGAACTAAAAGCCTTAAAAATAAGTCAGGATAA
- a CDS encoding HlyC/CorC family transporter, with translation MEEFLSVIPIELIGVLICLLLSAFFSASETALTSLSRLKTNQIIDSERTGANYLKMWRDKPNHVLATILFGNTVAELLASFLTALYATQNFGKSGNIGEMIAFILVTTTILIFGELAPKVFARHNAEKSAIPVIIGLRIFYYLFYPVTELLMFISKTFIVGLGGTHSATGPFVTEEDIEYIINVSDSEGTIEPSKKEMLEKVMDLEDKVVREIMVPRMDMITIELNSSYDQVRDIVINSRLTRLPVYDINADNIVGILHSKDLIRSEKSDDIKTDIADIMREPYFVPETKRIDELLKEFQKTKNHMAIVVDEYGGTSGLVTIEDILEEIVGEIRDEHDEDEELIISNQEGVLVINAKIDLNSLEKILETEFPEDNYDTLGGFVVDLMGKIPKTGDRVRYKNFNITVLEASKRKIIKLKIEKDKIHKETETLPKKEVT, from the coding sequence TTGGAAGAATTTTTAAGTGTTATACCAATTGAATTAATCGGGGTTTTGATCTGCTTGCTTTTGTCAGCTTTTTTTTCAGCATCTGAAACCGCACTTACCTCGTTGAGCCGTCTTAAAACCAACCAGATAATTGATTCAGAAAGGACCGGAGCAAATTATTTGAAAATGTGGAGGGATAAACCTAATCATGTTCTTGCAACAATACTTTTTGGTAATACCGTTGCTGAGTTGCTTGCGTCTTTTCTAACTGCTCTTTATGCCACTCAGAATTTCGGGAAAAGCGGAAATATTGGAGAAATGATTGCTTTCATATTGGTAACAACAACAATACTGATATTTGGCGAGTTAGCTCCAAAGGTTTTTGCAAGGCATAATGCTGAGAAATCAGCAATACCTGTAATAATAGGACTTCGGATATTTTATTATCTATTTTATCCGGTCACAGAGCTTTTAATGTTCATTTCGAAGACATTTATTGTGGGTTTGGGAGGAACGCATAGTGCAACCGGTCCATTTGTCACTGAAGAGGACATTGAATACATTATAAATGTAAGCGATTCAGAAGGAACTATAGAACCATCCAAGAAGGAAATGCTCGAAAAGGTAATGGACCTCGAGGACAAAGTTGTAAGAGAGATAATGGTTCCAAGGATGGATATGATTACTATTGAGCTTAATTCATCATATGATCAAGTTCGTGATATAGTTATTAATTCACGTCTTACAAGACTTCCTGTGTATGATATCAACGCTGATAATATAGTGGGAATATTACACTCAAAGGATCTTATCAGGTCTGAAAAATCAGATGATATAAAGACTGACATCGCTGATATAATGAGGGAGCCCTATTTTGTCCCTGAGACCAAGCGCATAGATGAACTCCTGAAAGAGTTTCAAAAAACAAAAAACCACATGGCAATTGTCGTTGATGAATACGGGGGAACATCCGGTCTTGTAACTATTGAGGATATCCTTGAGGAGATTGTAGGAGAAATAAGGGATGAGCATGACGAAGATGAAGAATTGATTATTTCTAACCAGGAAGGAGTTCTTGTAATAAATGCTAAGATAGACCTTAACTCATTGGAAAAGATTCTTGAAACTGAGTTTCCTGAAGACAACTATGACACTCTTGGAGGATTTGTCGTAGATCTTATGGGAAAAATTCCGAAAACAGGAGACAGAGTACGCTACAAGAATTTCAATATAACCGTACTGGAGGCAAGCAAGAGAAAGATCATTAAGCTTAAGATTGAAAAAGATAAAATTCACAAAGAAACTGAGACACTACCAAAAAAGGAAGTAACTTGA